GGGCTCCTAACAACAGGAGTggagtgtctctgactcttttgcctaatTGTGTGACTATTTTCCTATTAGTTGGTTGTCTAATGCAGCCTGGAtttgagggtttgtgcctagtcttactgcatctTACTCTGCCACATTTGGTTGATACCCCTGGGAGGCCAGCTCTTTTCTGAAGATAAATGGAGGAGAGGGAGTGTTGCAGGGGTCTGGGAATTGTGACGGATGAAGGGAGGGGATATAATGTGTAaaagtagaattaaaaaaaaagatttgttgttTCTATATTTTAGGTAAGCATGAGAGAGCTGTAAATTTATGGGGGCTGCAAGTCTAGCTGTTGACTTGTATAGACTAAATTACAACAAGTTCAGAACTTGCCGTTTCTTCTGGTACAATAAATTTGTACTGGCTTGTTTTATGTGTCAGtttgaaacaagctggagttatcacagagaaaggagcctctcttaaggaaatgcctccatcagctccagctgtaaggcattttctcaattagtcatcaagggtgggagggcaaattatgagtggtgccatcccgGGCTGGAAGTCCTGGATTCTAtgagaaggcaagctgagcaagccaggagagcAATCCAGTATGCAGCAtctctccatgacctctgcatcagttcctgtttcctaacctgcttgagttccagtcctaacttcctttggtgatgaacagcaatgtggaagtgtaagctgaataaacactttcctcccaaACTTGCTTCTTAGTTATGATATTtttgcaggaatacaaaccctgactaagataaaATCTAAGCATTTCTTTCTTAACAGtgcactttttttaaaaattggatattttctttatttacatttcaattgttttatcctttccaggtctcccctttggaaacaccctattccacccccacccccccttcctcaatgagggtgctctcccacccatccatccactcctgtcttcctgtcctggcattcccctacactgggtcattgaATACCCTCAGGCTCAAAGGCCGCTCCTCCCACTGgtgtccaacaaggtcatcctctgccacatatgagGCCAGAGGTAAGGGTCActccatgtgcactctttggttggtagtccaGTCCTTTGGAGCTTGGAGGGgagtctggccagttgacactgttgcttcccccatggggctgcagaccccctcagctccttcagtcccttctccaactcctccatcaggacCCCAAGCTCAGTCCAGTGGTTAACagtgcattttaaaaacaagcttttaTTTCAATAACAAACAGTTGCTTGCTAGCAATAAACAGACAGTTGATGAATTTCAAGAAAACTGTTAAGAGTAACAATTATGTACAGACTATGAACATCGTCTTTGGAGTTCATTTGCATTACTTTTTGGTCTTCTCATTCTTAAAACGAAAGGGTAATTATCGGGATATATGGAAAATGAAACCTAGAATTCCATAGAAACTAAATCAACTAAAAAATACTACTCATCTAAAGTACAGACAACTacttatatttaacatatattttgtgtattaGGTCCTTAAGAGTTCTGCCCCTCTCCCAAAGAATATTATTAGCATTTTGATAATGTAGGGAGTATTTTTTTCTGAACATGTAATTCTTTTAGGAACATGAGAGGTGATGCAGTTTTCATAGTTGACTACGGTATAAGTCCCAGTGGCTGCTGTTGCCCCTGTGATAGGTCTCAGCCTGCTCAATGGGAACCACCTCTGCGACACTTGGAGCAGTCGTGTTAGTACTGAGCAGCAGCCAACTGTGATCAATACTATTAGTACCGGATATCTCAGAATCTGCTGAGAGAAGGGGGAATGTATCTTATGTATAAAAACTTGAGGCCAACACAGGCTAAAATCTTAATCTTATTAAGCCAAATAACCCTGCAACCGAAAACATATAAAAATGCATTTGTTCAAAGAAACTGAGAGTGTATCTTCAAGAATGACATAGATGGCTGATGACTTCAGAGACAACTGACATATATTGGTACAGATTTTAACTTTAAGGGTATGAGTTCCCTACACAATAGTAAGAAGCAGCCTGGGCAAATCCAGGAAACGAAATGTGCACCTGTGGCAGATCCAAGGCTCATGTTAGGTATAAGGCTAATGAGGAAAACCAAAAGGGAAACCATTGGAGGAGCAAAACCAGCCAACTAGTATAGGCCACAGATATATCTGTCATAGTGTTCCCTTTTATTTCCTAGAACAgtgagaatctttttttttttttttttttttttagaatatcaaCGTTTAAAGGAAGCAGTTTGTAGCTGTTTTGTTCACTCCATCTCCTTCTCTACCTTTCCTCACAAAGCTCCCTCCAttcatccctcccttctttcctctctttctttgctttgctaCTTTCTGAGTGTTTAAACCACTAACCTACAATGAAAAGTATTTTAACTACAATGATAAGAACTATATGCCCCAAGCtatataaaacactgtgacctaTACATGAAATGCAAGAACCATTTTAAGGAAGAGTAAGAATTTGTGCAGGCACTTTGCCTCTCTGAAACACTTTCCCGTTCAGCCATGGAATCATTCTCTGTCCAGACAGGACAGCAGTGTTTGGGAGGCATCCGCAGACCAACAGATGCTCAGAATCAATTCACATAATAGGCATACACACTCCCTCCCCCAATAATTGCAAAGCTTTGGTTTATCCCTTTGCATACCTTGCATAGTTAATTAGTTAGGCCTTAATGTTTACATGCAATGAGAGTATCTACAGCTATAaactatataatttataattgatGTAAATGGGTGTTATTATGTCAATTAGGCAGCTGTGTCCTCCACCTCTTGGTAAACAGCTATGAGTGATAAACTGAGTTTGCAGAGAGCTACCTTCTTCTCTTcataacagataaaaataaattacccAGGCAGACCAAGCTGTCCAATTGTTCTCTGGTGAAGTGGACAGAAATTCCAGGTCCTTTCTTTTGACCTGTTGACTGCAGAAAGCTGTCAATTTCGTCACGTAGGGCTTCCATAGCTTCTGGATGCCGAAGAATATAATACATTGCCCAGAACATCGCTGGAATGGTGTTGGCTAGAGAGGCCCAGAGAAGGCCAAGATGATGTGCTGGGAGAGAATAAGTGAAAAGGAAGATTAATAGCGTTTATTACACTGATTAGATTTGCAGTGTGCTAATTAAAAGATGTTAGGACACGGACCCAGCCAAGGATCAGTGCATGCTAATGAGAACCAATCGGCTTCTGAAGTCTAATTTTCTGCTTAATGAGAATAGTTTAAAATGTAATGCGTGTtgcagcggggggggggggagggagggggttgcAGGAAGGTGGGGATGAGATAAAGAAGTAAATGCTGTTTATTTATACTCTTTCTCATTATCATCATTAAATATCTTGTTTTACCacctcagcaaaaaaaaaaaaaaaatcaattatcacAGAAGGTTGTTTCggaataaaacattttatcattAGCCAATTAGAAAGAGCATAAAAATTTTTCAAGGACatcattttatcttttatctcAAAGGTCTcctgtaaattattttattttagtgagtGATCATATCCTTACCTCCATACTTCCTTACCTCCTATTTCAAAATCTTCATGCCCATAGTATTTTTTCAGCATATCTTGCCTCTCCTGAACAATTTCTGACCGTCCTTGCATCTGAGCTACCTTTTCTGATGTGAggcattttataattttcttctgcATAGATCCTGCATTTCTTAGAAGCTGAATAGGTATGTCAGATACTAAGTATGGGAAAATgtcatcaaattttaaaaaatcatcccTTAGCTCACTGATAATTTGTTTCTTGCTACCAGCAAGAATTTTTCCATATATAGTTGTAAATGTGATCTCAAATACCAATGAGCTACAGAATGCAAATATTCTTTCCGTATTCCAATCTGTGGTTTTTAGCAGTCGGGActcaaatatttcttttacttcttgGATCATGGTTTCCAGAAGACCATCCAAAGGTTTGCCTTGTAAAAGTAGATAGCCTCTGTGAATGTCTTCATTAAGGTCATCATCAGTTAGCAGCTTCTTGACAGAGAAGGCTTTCGCTGATAATCGTCTGCTGAACTTATCAAAGCTTAATTGTTTGGGGTTTTTCATTACATACTGGTACTGGAAAGGGTTCAGAACAAATGTTATATACttccctgaaaaaagaaaaagaatatggtTTATTTGATAGCAAGTCAAAATACATACCTGAAGTCTGCAAATCtttaaatcaaaattaaagaCATTATTAAGAAGTTAATAGTTTTATTAAGCAATTTTAACAAGATACATTCTACTCAAAGGCCTACTAAATTCCCTTTGAAAACAAAAGGTAGcgtaaaaattttatttcttgaatttcCGAACTTCACTGTTCACTATGGCCAGTGTCTCAAACCTGGCAAAAACTTTAGAGTTCCTAGTTGAACCTGTGTACTCATCAgctgagagagcagagacagctgAGAAGCCAAGCCTACACACAGTCTCCTTGGTCAGCCTCACTCAGCTCTTGGTTCTCACTGCAGGATGATAAGATGCATATTATCTGATTAGAAATATATCAGTGGCATGCAATGGGGCCAGTTAATAAGTCTTTCCTTCCTAaaaacacacactacatacatttaaataatttgcaCTGTCCATGTTAAGTACTACCTGTActtaattctctctgtctctgtctgtttctctctctctctcccttcccaccctctctctccttctccacccctgtgtgtgtgtgtgtagctttccTAGATGAAAACTCCCCCTTAGGATTACAAAAATTAATCAGTGTAGTACAAGACAAAGATTTAGAATCATTTTCAACCAAATCCTAGAGTCAGGATAAATGTGCTTTAATTTgggcaattttaaaaatacagtgtgTTAAATATATATGAGAATGTATTTGCCATGATTAATTTTTCTTCAAGTGAATTTCATCCAATCCATTTTTCCTTGATTCATTTATCAGGACAAGGCAatgcagagggagggaggccTGGAATAGCCACTCTTTCTGGTTGGATACTGGCTCTGCCTTCTCCAAATGAAGTagagttttgttttcattcattctttggttAGCCTCAGGGAGAGACACAAAAAGGACCACATTGGAACTGGGCACTTTGAACCACTTCCTTTACCATTACAACTTTCTTAATATTGCTACCATCTGGCAGACCAATAGTCAGTGTTGGGagtcaattttctcatttttcaaagAGATAATTTTAGGCAAAGCTGTTTATTTTCACAGGTGATGATTCATGcattcttcttcccaaatgattgagttttgttaaatattaatagTATTTCTTTAAGTAAGGGTCTAAAATCCAAAGACTAGACACAAGGTTTAACTTGTAAATCACggtctttaaaaatagtttgatttttttctaccattttttttttacattcatctAAATCtaaagagaaactttaaaaaagtaTTCATCCTAGGCACTATCTGCTACTACAACATGGCCTTTTGCAACAGAGATTGGATACATCCAGATTTCTACTCTGTTTACAAGTCATTAGAAATAgacacattcttttttatttccttttctctcttttccatctctttctctcctcattctctctctctttaccttcCCCTTATCAGAAGAAGATAcaagatttttaataaaaatataaatgtgaaataatTGGTTCAAGTCAGCAAACAAATGTAACATCTTGTAAACATTgattggctggctggttggttgtgTGTGCTATATGGTGTACAGGTAGACATGTGCTATGGGTGTGCATGTACAACATTGTGTCTGTGGAAGTTGGTTTTCACCTTTCACCTTGTTGCTTCTGCTCTGTAGGGCAGGCtgattggccagtgagcttccaggtaattttcttatctttgcctctctctctctctctctctctctctctctctctctctctctctctccctccctccctccctccctccctccctctctctctctctctctctctctctctctctctctctgttgtagatacatttgtgtggtatgtgcatgtacatttgCCACTACATGTGCAcatgaaagacagaaataaacacCAGCTGTCTTTTTCAATCATCAGACATCTTATTTTTGGAGACAATATCTCTCATTGGATCTGGGGCCCAtcgattcagctaggctggctggccaatgagttcCAGAAAATCCACTTGTgttcacacacttacacacacccTTTCCACACTTGCCTTTTATAGTGGTGCAGAGGATCCAAAaccaggtccttgtgcttgtgtaTCTGGCACAGGACCAACTGAGCATCCGACAAGCCTGCTAAGGTCTTTTAAAGGACCATCATTAAGAAGTTCAAAGTGACTTCTCACTCTAGAGTCTGCACCTTTCTTCCTTGTTCCAGTGTTAATTTTCTTTCCTAACAAGATGCTAgctttctgccttctgctttcaATTTTTCTGAAGGAGATGTGGATCACTTTAGAACTAGCTATGTTTTCTggattttacttttcaaattgaTTTGAAAATATCAATAACTCTGGAGATTTTAGCTGGCTCTCCAACTTTTAATCTTCAGTATAAACAATTTAAGCTAAGTTTtccaaaattaatattaatttaaaccATCTGTCCACCATCTGCTAATGTGAGATGTAAAACCAGAGTTCTTTGTGTTCCGTAATCAGACAGTTAggaaaatacatatacatttataaaatgaatttaaatttccAAACAAAGGAATTTTTTCAAAAAGTTATCTTGAAGGCTATGAATGCTCAGAAATTCACTTTTTCTTAGCGtgattttatgtaaatgaatacCAAGTGTCAATAGACATGCTGCCTAGTTCACAGAGATCCTAATGTACAAACAATACCTTTTACAATGTTTTCAAAAGAGCGAAGAATGCTGTCAGAAATGGatataaaattttgattttaagaATTGCAAAGTTTGCACTTGTCAAAAATGTAAATGTCAAAAGGAGTCCTATGTCTGAAAAGATacagtataaaataattttctgccCATTAACATTGAAATGGGACCAagaagtttaatatttttctcgccaactatttaatttttcttccctCTTATGGAGCAGACTGGGACTATTAACTCCAGCCTCCTAAGATAACTCATCTTTTCTGATATTATTTCCTTAGAAAGCCAAtgtgacaaaattcaaaataatttgatAAATGTGCTATGAAGTCTTATACACAAAAATTCTGGCTTTTAGATAAT
Above is a genomic segment from Arvicanthis niloticus isolate mArvNil1 chromosome 4, mArvNil1.pat.X, whole genome shotgun sequence containing:
- the Cyp7b1 gene encoding cytochrome P450 7B1 isoform X2 — translated: MKNSSSGQICWAGTKTTVRIFSSHWTLCKAERPREPPLIKGWLPYLGMALKFSKDPLTFLQTLQKQYGDTFTVLLGGKYITFVLNPFQYQYVMKNPKQLSFDKFSRRLSAKAFSVKKLLTDDDLNEDIHRGYLLLQGKPLDGLLETMIQEVKEIFESRLLKTTDWNTERIFAFCSSLVFEITFTTIYGKILAGSKKQIISELRDDFLKFDDIFPYLVSDIPIQLLRNAGSMQKKIIKCLTSEKVAQMQGRSEIVQERQDMLKKYYGHEDFEIGAHHLGLLWASLANTIPAMFWAMYYILRHPEAMEALRDEIDSFLQSTGQKKGPGISVHFTREQLDSLVCLESTILEVLRLCSYSSIIREVQEDMDFSSESQSYSLRKGDLVAVFPPMIHNDPEVFEAPKEFRFDRFLEDGKKKTTFFKGGKKLKSYVIPFGLGISKCPGRYFAVNEMKLLLIIFLTYFDLEIIDRKPIGLNHSRMFLGIQHPNSDISFRYKAKSWRS
- the Cyp7b1 gene encoding cytochrome P450 7B1 isoform X1; this translates as MEGATTPDAASPGPLALLGLLFAATLLFPALFLLTLRTRRPREPPLIKGWLPYLGMALKFSKDPLTFLQTLQKQYGDTFTVLLGGKYITFVLNPFQYQYVMKNPKQLSFDKFSRRLSAKAFSVKKLLTDDDLNEDIHRGYLLLQGKPLDGLLETMIQEVKEIFESRLLKTTDWNTERIFAFCSSLVFEITFTTIYGKILAGSKKQIISELRDDFLKFDDIFPYLVSDIPIQLLRNAGSMQKKIIKCLTSEKVAQMQGRSEIVQERQDMLKKYYGHEDFEIGAHHLGLLWASLANTIPAMFWAMYYILRHPEAMEALRDEIDSFLQSTGQKKGPGISVHFTREQLDSLVCLESTILEVLRLCSYSSIIREVQEDMDFSSESQSYSLRKGDLVAVFPPMIHNDPEVFEAPKEFRFDRFLEDGKKKTTFFKGGKKLKSYVIPFGLGISKCPGRYFAVNEMKLLLIIFLTYFDLEIIDRKPIGLNHSRMFLGIQHPNSDISFRYKAKSWRS